Proteins from a genomic interval of Sander vitreus isolate 19-12246 unplaced genomic scaffold, sanVit1 ctg250_0, whole genome shotgun sequence:
- the stil gene encoding LOW QUALITY PROTEIN: SCL-interrupting locus protein homolog (The sequence of the model RefSeq protein was modified relative to this genomic sequence to represent the inferred CDS: deleted 2 bases in 1 codon) produces the protein MSCPVNLQDLPSRVFETVFTPENVRARTMNSLTPLSFPKTRSALWDNSPAGDKLRLQLGTHRKPRLVLLEKALRLAQRHARHSNKPRLLCFLLGSLCVDADEEGVTVTLDRFDPGRDQPGTPARVPTALLPGDILVPCLFSAETVTSSDAVVQSEAELHHCFKVLQQCVSGRQTLDLSQLLRVRGRVVCSQQLDAAAFSLSWSAVCPSISVDVQPVRAVPIIPTALLRSLTSANRPPLHANRQRGFLTMDQTRKLLLLLESDPKASKLPLVGLWLSGVVHVYNPQVWAWCLRFLCSSALQDRVLSESGCFLLVLFGSTHRAPQFFQCQGSASGPQLDYRLLTASQCVTLYQQAVSVEGQTLRCELGSEDHSRQMEIFREAQTSFNRAAPSAAGLSVSDQDSGVEDEDLSPRPSPSPHLPAQQARRVQPSVPELSLLIDSSFVSNQNSWQDAGSTHRPPAAAADRKSAPPTVNRPAAPPHLHSTPYSNLQPPCSCCSAQTYDCTSIFSSPGLRPAHPHHNTLSLHPAAAPSSHPHNSSSFQQPSTCFCSSTFHPSLCPPSSLSLQPPSPRPAVWRLALSPRPLGVETRPLSPPFGVETPPLSPPLGVETPPLFSSLGGDSPSLPAPRCGDSPSLPAPRCGDSPSPPAAAAASVSSSCVHHQGGGVIPSDTYQLLLHQDRQLRLLQEQVQMLLEAQRKLQSSSSRPVDTQTPKSTASIAVGTGASLFWGTPVQFPFPHQEEQAPPPSSHADLSINGPGGGAQNSDITAQEAACSPSAQHSVSGLQSPVLGESVSMYRPADDQQSFFNNLMTQVTSRLQESESKQEVEETEEESRRRSLSVVSSQSSRRRRSCGGDSVLSATVRQLQQLGVDLEEEDLSESDRRNQQTIESSSTLAGINPAAVVSRLSVSEASASALFPGASVDLSLEANAIALRYLTDSQLSRLSLGGHAPQTVSASNSNHSLLSPSNMSLATRKYMRRYGLIEEEDGEEEEEEDVRQPLLPQSQLIRDLRPRMQLLAGGNKANGANKENCSHRRPSSARASSRQTEGSVGNILDLSRLRQLPKLF, from the exons ATGAGTTGCCCGGTGAACCTCCAAGATCTTCCATCCAGAGTGTTTGAAACGGTTTTTACTCCAGAAAACGTGAGAGCAAG AACGATGAACTCTCTGACTCCGCTCAGCTTCCCCAAAACCAGATCAGCTCTGTGGGACAACAGCCCTGCAGGAGACAAGCTCCGCCTCCAACTCGGCactcacag AAAGCCTCGGCTGGTGCTGctggagaaagctctgcgtctGGCTCAGCGGCACGCCCGTCACAGCAACAAGCCCCGCCTCCTGTGTTTCCTCCTGGGCTCGCTGTGTGTCGACGCAG ATGAGGAGGGGGTCACTGTGACTCTGGACCGGTTCGACCCAGGTCGGGACCAGCCCGGCACCCCGGCCCGCGTCCCCACCGCGCTGCTGCCAGGAGACATCCTGGTGCCCTGTCTGTTCTCCGCAGAGACTGTCACCTCGTCTGACGCCGTCGTCCAATCAGAGGCTGAGCTGCATCACTGCTTCAAG gtgttGCAGCAGTGTGTGAGTGGCAGACAGACTCTGGATCTGTCTCAGCTGTTGAGGGTCAGAGGTCGTGTCGTCTGCTCTCAGCAGTTGGACGCCGCAGCGTTCTCCCTCAGCTGGTCAGCCGTCTGTCCGTCCATCAGCGTGGATGTCCAGCCGGTCCGAGCCGTTCCCATCATCCCCACCGCTCTGCTGCGGAGTCTGACCAGCGCCAACCGCCCGCCGCTGCACGCCAACCGACAGAGAGG GTTTCTGACCATGGATCAGACcaggaagctgctgctgctgctggagtcaGATCCTAAAGCATCCAAGCTGCCGCTGGTCGGACT CTGGCTGAGTGGAGTCGTACACGTCTACAACCCTCAGGTGTGGGCCTGGTGTCTGAGGTTCCTGTGTAGCTCCGCCCTCCAGGACAG AGTTCTGTCTGAGAGCGGCTGTTTCCTCCTCGTCCTGTTCGGTTCAACCCACAGAGCTCCTCAGTTCTTCCAGTGTCAAGGATCAGCATCTGGTCCACAGCTGGACTACCGCCTGCTGACTGCCTCCCAGTGTGTCACACTCTACCAG CAGGCGGTCTCGGTGGAGGGTCAGACTCTGCGCTGTGAGCTCGGCTCAGAGGATCACAGCCGCCAGATGGAGATCTTCAGAGAGGCTCAGACCTCCTTCAACAG AGCCGCCCCCTCAGCTGCCGGTCTCTCTGTCAGCGATCAGGACTCGGGGGTCGAGGATGAAGACTTGTCTCCCCGCCCGTCCCCGAGCCCCCACCTCCCCGCTCAGCAG gCTCGCAGAGTTCAGCCATCTGTTCCTGAACTTTCTCTGCTGATTGACAGCAGCTTCGTCTCCAATCAGAACAGCTGGCAGGACGCAGGCTCCACCCACAgacctcctgctgctgctgctgacaggaAGTCTGCCCCTCCGACAGTTAACAGACCTGCAGCCCCCCCTCACCTCCACAGCACGCCATACTCCAACCTACAGCCgccctgcagctgctgctccgCCCAAACCTACGACTGcacctccatcttctcctcccCGGGACTCCGCCCAGCACACCCTCACCACAACACTCTGAG TCTCcaccctgctgctgctccatCCTCTCATCCCCACAACTCCTCCTCCTTCCAACAACCATCCACCTGTTTCTGTTCCTCCAccttccatccatctctctgccccccctcctccctgtcCCTGCAGCCACCCTCCCCTCGCCCTGCGGTGTGGAGACTCGCCCTCTCTCCCCGTCCCCTCGGTGTGGAGACTCGACCTCTCTCCCCGCCTTTCGGTGTGGagactccccctctctccccgcCCCTCGGTGTGGAGActccccctctcttctcctccctaGGT GGagactccccctctctccccgcCCCTCGGTGTGGagactccccctctctccccgcCCCTCGGTGTGGAGactccccctctcctccagcggcagcagcagcctctGTGTCTTCCTCCTGTGTGCATCATCAAGGGGGTGGAGTCATCCCGTCTGACACCTACCAGCTGCTCCTCCATCAGGACCGACAGCTCCGCCTCCTGCAGGAGCAG GTCCAGATGTTGCTGGAGGCTCAGAGGAAACTTCAGTCGTCATCCAGCCGGCCGGTCGATACTCAGACACCCAAAAGTACCGCCAGCATCGCTGTGGGAACAG GTGCTAGTTTGTTTTGGGGGACTCCGGTCCAGTTCCCTTTCCCACATCAGGAAGAACAGGCTCCTCCCCCTTCCTCACACGCCGACCTGTCCATCAACGGGCCTGGGGGCGGAGCCCAGAACAGTGACATCACAGCTCAAGAGGCTGCCTGCTCCCCCTCTGCTCAGCACAG CGTCAGCGGCCTGCAGAGTCCCGTCCTGGGAGAGAGTGTGAGCATGTACAGACCTGCAGACGACCAGCAGAGCTTCTTCAACAACCTGatg ACTCAGGTGACCAGTCGTCTCCAGGAGTCAGAGAGTAAACAGGAAGTGGAGGAAACGGAGGAGGAGTCCCGGAGGCGGAGCCTGTCTGTGGTTTCGTCCCAGTCGTCCCGGAGGAGGCGGAGCTGCGGAGGAGACTCGGTGCTCAGCGCCACCGTgaggcagctgcagcagctcggAGTCGACCTAGAAGAAGAAGATCTGAGCGAGTCGGACCGGAGAAACCAGCAGACTATAGAGAGCAGCAG cACTCTGGCGGGCATCAACCCTGCGGCTGTTGTGTCCAGACTGAGCGTGTCTGAGGCGTCGGCGAGCGCTCTGTTCCCGGGCGCCAGCGTGGACCTGAGTCTGGAGGCCAACGCCATCGCCCTGCGCTACCTGACCGACTCTCAGCTCAGCCGGCTGTCTCTGGGAGGCCACGCCCCCCAAACAGTCTCCGCCTCCAACTCCAACCACTCCCTGCTGTCGCCTAGCAACATGTCCCTGGCCACCAGGAAGTACATGAGGCGGTACGGCCTGATCGAGGAAGAGGACggcgaagaggaagaggaagaagatgtTCGCCAGCCGCTCCTCCCGCAGAGTCAGCTGATCCGCGACCTGCGGCCCAGAATGCAGCTGTTAGCCGGCGGGAACAAAGCCAACGGCGCCAACAAGGAGAACTGTTCCCACAGGCGTCCATCTTCAGCGAGGGCGAGCAGCCGCCAGACGGAGGGGTCGGTGGGAAACATCCTGGACCTGAGCCGCCTCAGACAGCTGCCCAAACTCTTCTGA
- the serpinc1 gene encoding antithrombin-III, with translation MRAPDWLLVLAILPLASLAVPPDICSAKPKDLGLQPHCIYRSPEPEGPTPAPEAIPASTNPRVWELSKANGRFALALYKQLALSKTPDANIFMSPISISTAFAMTKLGACNRTLQQIMQVFQFDTIKEKTSDQVHFFFAKLNCRLYRKKDATTALISANRLFGDKSLIFSETYQNISETVYGAKLLPLNFRENPDAARVTINNWISNKTENLIQETLPVGSLDSNTMLVLVNTIYFKAQWKNKFDLDNGYTSEFQVTGERRCPVHMMYQENRFRYRSFPDDQVQLLEMLYRGDDITMVIILPSRDTTLSQVEESLDLKKLTHWMDEMKETTVSVSVPRFRLEDAFSLKEKLQAMGLTDLFSPEDASLPGLLEDGSDVLHISDAFHKAFLEVNEEGSEAAAASAVIAVGRSINLNREIFVADRPFLLLIRESSINALLFTARVADPCSQ, from the exons ATGAGGGCTCCTGATTGGCTGTTGGTTCTGGCCATCCTGCCGCTCGCCTCCCTGGCCGTCCCTCCTGACATCTGCAGCGCCAAACCCAAAGACCTCGGCCTGCAGCCGCACTGCATCTACCGCAGCCCGGAGCCTGAGGGCCCCACGCCGGCCCCCGAGGCCATCCCCGCCTCCACCAACCCCCGCGTGTGGGAGCTGTCCAAGGCCAACGGGCGCTTCGCCCTGGCGCTCTACAAACAGCTGGCACTCAGTAAGACCCCCGACGCCAACATCTTCATGTCCCCCATCAGCATCTCCACGGCCTTCGCCATGACCAAACTGGGAGCCTGCAACCGCACGCTGCAGCAGATCATGCAG GTGTTTCAGTTCGACACCATTAAAGAGAAGACGTCGGATCAGGTCCACTTCTTCTTCGCCAAACTCAACTGCCGTCTGTACCGGAAGAAGGACGCGACCACGGCGCTGATCTCAGCTAACCGGCTGTTTGGAGACAAGTCTCTGATCTTCAGCGAGACGTACCAGAACATCAGCGAGACGGTGTACGGCGCCAAGCTGCTGCCGCTCAACTTCAGG GAGAATCCGGATGCAGCCCGCGTCACCATCAACAACTGGATCTCCAACAAGACGGAGAATCTGATCCAGGAAACGCTGCCGGTCGGATCGCTGGACTCCAACACGATGCTGGTCCTCGTCAACACCATCTACTTCAAG gCTCAGTGGAAGAACAAGTTTGACTTGGACAACGGGTACACGTCAGAGTTCCAGGTGACCGGCGAGCGGCGCTGCCCGGTCCACATGATGTACCAGGAGAACCGCTTCCGGTACCGCTCCTTCCCCGACGACCAGGTCCAGCTGCTGGAGATGCTGTACCGCGGAGACGACATCACCATGGTGATCATCCTGCCCAGCAGAGACACCACGCTCAGCCAG gtggAGGAGAGTCTGGACCTGAAGAAACTGACCCACTGGATGGATGAGATGAAGGAAACAACGGTCTCCGTCTCCGTCCCACGCTTCAGGCTGGAGGACGCCTTCAGTCTGAAGGAGAAGCTGCAGGCCATGGGACTCACCGACCTGTTCAGCCCCGAAGACGCCAGCCTGCCAG ggttGTTGGAGGATGGCAGTGACGTTCTCCACATCTCCGATGCTTTCCATAAAGCTTTCCTGGAG GTGAACGAGGAGGGCAGCGAGGCGGCAGCAGCCAGCGCCGTGATAGCCGTGGGACGCTCCATCAACCTGAACCGGGAGATCTTCGTGGCCGATCGGCCGTTCCTGCTGCTCATCAGAGAGTCCAGCATCAACGCGCTGCTGTTCACCGCCCGGGTGGCCGACCCCTGCAGCCAATAA